Proteins encoded together in one Camelina sativa cultivar DH55 chromosome 9, Cs, whole genome shotgun sequence window:
- the LOC104711796 gene encoding uncharacterized protein LOC104711796, protein MPPPPPPPPPEEQTQPKPDSSPGQTSERDTQPPPVPGPPPHSQPPPPQTYPPVMGYPDFHQAPPYPNYPNAPYQQQQQYPYAQAPPASYYGSSYPPQQNPVYQRPASSGFFRGIVTGLVVLVVLFCISTTITWLILRPQIPVFSLNNFSVSNFNVTGPVFSPQWTANLTIENQNTKLKGYFDRIQGLVYHQNAIGEDDFLATAFFQPVFVETKKSAAIGETLTAGEKEQPKIPSWVVDEMKKERETGTVTFNLRMAVWVTFKTDGWVARERGLKVFCGKLKVGFEGASENGAVLLPKPLPCLVYVS, encoded by the coding sequence atgcctcctcctcctcctcctcctcctccggaaGAACAAACCCAACCCAAACCCGACTCGAGTCCGGGTCAAACCTCCGAACGCGATACCCAACCACCACCGGTACCAGGTCCTCCACCACATTCTCAACCGCCTCCACCGCAAACGTACCCGCCAGTAATGGGCTATCCAGACTTCCACCAAGCCCCTCCATACCCAAATTATCCAAACGCACcttaccaacaacaacaacaatacccTTACGCTCAAGCCCCACCCGCTTCATATTACGGGTCATCTTACCCTCCTCAGCAAAATCCGGTTTACCAAAGACCCGCTTCATCCGGTTTTTTCAGAGGTATTGTCACCGGTTTAGTCGTTTTAGTCGTCCTCTTCTGCATTTCCACAACAATAACATGGCTCATCCTCCGTCCTCAAATCCCGGTTTTCTCCCTAAACAATTTCTCAGTTTCCAATTTCAACGTAACCGGTCCGGTTTTCTCCCCGCAATGGACGGCCAACCTCACGATCGAGAACCAAAACACGAAACTAAAAGGCTACTTCGATCGAATCCAAGGCTTAGTCTACCACCAAAACGCGATCGGAGAAGACGATTTTTTAGCGACCGCGTTTTTTCAACCGGTTTTCGTGGAGACCAAGAAATCGGCTGCGATAGGTGAAACGTTGACAGCGGGAGAGAAAGAACAGCCTAAAATACCGAGCTGGGTTGTGGatgagatgaagaaagagagagagaccggAACGGTGACGTTTAACCTGAGGATGGCTGTTTGGGTTACGTTTAAGACAGATGGTTGGGTGGCGCGGGAGAGAGGGCTTAAGGTGTTTTGTGGGAAATTAAAAGTTGGGTTTGAAGGTGCTTCCGAAAACGGTGCCGTTTTGTTGCCTAAGCCTCTTCCTTGTTTGGTTTACGTTTCataa
- the LOC104715583 gene encoding zinc finger MYM-type protein 1-like: MAVVFRFVDKSGAVKERFIGVVHVKETSSASLKSAIDNLFAKYGLSLKRLRGQGYDGASNMKGEFNGLRALVVGENNAAYYVHCFAHQLQLVVVAIAKKHFEVGDFFDMISTLLNVVGASCKRQDMIRENYRRKVQEGISRGEINTVELFSTIIEVLEYIQNEGVEDSKKRQAYGLLKYFHTFDCVFYMQLMLLILGLTENLSMALQRKDQDILNAMSLVESTKGELQKLRDNGWDSLMNKVSSFCEKHNAEMLVMEDVFVDPRKPRRKTNITNLHHYKVNCFYTILDLQLQEFNDRFTEVNTDLLICMASLSPLDSFCEFDKEKLVKLVKFYPDDFSYGETLCLEQHLDIYIDNVRRDERFKNLKSLGDLSCLMVKTQKHLAHPLVYRLLKMVLTLPVATASVERCFEGIMSNDEKKERKSDFENSEDERRTRFRSLKKKEINASTKFKHSLKKERRKSDVRVSSVSIEDVRDVEELQAVDEFRQALVMEELLPHKHDD, from the exons ATGGCTGTTGTATTCCGATTTGTTGATAAGAGCGGAGCAGTGAAAGAAAGGTTTATTGGAGTTGTTCATGTAAAAGAAACGTCATCTGCATCTTTGAAGTCTGCTATTGATAATTTGTTTGCTAAATACGGGTTGAGCCTGAAAAGGCTGCGAgggcaaggctatgatggagcAAGCAACATGAAGGGGGAATTTAATGGCTTGAGAGCATTGGTTGTTGGAGAAAATAATGCTGCTTATTATGTTCATTGCTTTGCTCATCAACTCCAGTTGGTGGTGGTTGCTATCGCTAAAAAACACTTTGAGGTTggtgatttttttgatatgatttctaCATTATTGAATGTAGTTGGAGCTTCTTGCAAAAGGCAAGATATGATTCGAGAAAATTATCGAAGAAAAGTGCAGGAAGGAATTAGTAGAGGTGAGATTAACACTG TTGAGTTGTTTTCTACTATCATTGAGGTTCTTGAGTATATCCAAAATGAAGGCGTTGAAGACTCCAAAAAACGTCAAGCCTATGGTCTTCTCAAGTACTTTCACACTTTTGATTGTGTGTTCTACATGCAACTAATGCTACTTATTTTGGGATTAACTGAGAATTTGTCAATGGCTTTGCAAAGGAAAGATCAAGATATTTTGAATGCCATGTCATTGGTGGAATCTACTAAGGGAGAATTGCAAAAGCTTAGGGATAATGGATGGGATTCACTTATGAATAAAGTTTCATCTTTTTGCGAGAAACATAATGCTGAAATGCTTGTCATGGAAGACGTCTTTGTTGATCCAAGGAAACCAAGAAGGAAAACCAATATAACCAACTTGCATCATTATAAGGTTAACTGCTTCTACACTATTCTAGACTTACAGCTTCAGGAGTTCAATGATCGTTTTACGGAGGTAAACACTGATCTACTTATATGTATGGCTTCTTTAAGTCCTCTTGATTCATTTTGCGAGTTTGACAAGGAAAAGTTGGTGAAGTTGGTTAAGTTTTATCCAGATGACTTTAGTTATGGGGAGACTTTGTGTCTTGAGCAGCATCTTGATATCTACATTGACAATGTACGCAGAGATGAAAgatttaaaaacttgaaaagtcTTGGAGATCTTTCTTGTTTAATGGTAAAAACCCAAAAGCATCTTGCACATCCTTTGGTTTACAGGCTTTTGAAGATGGTCTTAACTTTACCAGTTGCAACAGCAAGTGTTGAGAGAT GTTTTGAGGGAATTATGAGCAATgatgagaaaaaggaaagaaagtctGATTTTGAGAACTCAGAAGATGAGAGGAGAACAAGATTCCGctctttgaaaaagaaagaaatcaatgCCTCCACAAAGTTCAAGCATTCTCtcaagaaggaaagaagaaaaagcgaTGTTCGTGTCAGTTCTGTCTCCATCGAGGATGTTCGTGATGTAGAGGAGCTTCAGGCGGTTGATGAGTTTAGACAAGCTTTGGTGATGGAGGAGTTGCTTCCCCATAAACACGATGACTAA
- the LOC104715584 gene encoding glutathione S-transferase T3-like translates to MESNHTPNSQSQSYFSLLNFPYDSFAPNVNIGSSQIPAFSSQTSSQPSQPPSQLEETAEQRRERNIWSTQDDLVLISGWLNTSKDAIVGNGQRAGSFWIRIGDYYASSSHVLGGAEPRCPDHCRQRWQKISKEVSRFFGAYAEAEGEKASGMNDLDILQNAHQIYTKLY, encoded by the coding sequence ATGGAATCAAACCATACTCCTAATAGTCAGTCTCAATCCTACTTTAGCCTTCTTAACTTCCCATATGACAGCTTTGCTCCCAATGTAAACATTGGTTCCTCTCAAATCCCTGCTTTTAGTTCACAAACTAGTTCACAGCCGAGTCAGCCTCCTAGTCAACTAGAAGAGACAGCAGAACAACGTAGGGAGAGAAATATATGGTCCACACAAGATGACTTAGTCCTAATAAGCGGCTGGTTAAACACATCGAAGGATGCAATAGTTGGGAATGGCCAAAGGGCAGGGTCCTTTTGGATCCGTATAGGAGACTATTATGCATCAAGTAGTCATGTACTTGGTGGTGCTGAGCCAAGGTGCCCTGACCATTGTAgacaaagatggcaaaaaaTCAGTAAGGAAGTGAGCAGGTTCTTTGGAGCTTATGCAGAGGCAGAGGGTGAGAAAGCTAGTGGCATGAACGATTTGGATATTCTGCAGAATGCTCACCAAATCTACACTAAGCTGTACTAG
- the LOC104711798 gene encoding uncharacterized protein LOC104711798, translated as MVLSQTAAALVAVFAFCLVAVTAQLAYVLWWKRRFRRRSIAGSELDAFSSRGGDPNATPPPSKELLYFFLFCLENKQLRIGSATAPPLPPAAAPPVDDVASKWSTGENLLSGPSETLFTIAEDCTSESDHHRTGEIEPRGSISTEDHAKDDEVVEEIVLTDGSDDEVEFSDYNHDGTTPFSTPCASPPFYTPSPSPIRDDLSKTLREEGLYG; from the coding sequence ATGGTTCTAAGCCAAACCGCAGCAGCACTCGTCGCTGTGTTCGCGTTTTGTCTCGTCGCTGTAACGGCACAGCTCGCGTACGTTTTGTGGTGGAAACGAAGGTTTCGTCGTCGGAGTATCGCCGGATCAGAACTCGACGCTTTCTCCTCCCGCGGAGGTGATCCCAATGCTACACCACCGCCGTCCAAAGAGCTTCtttacttcttcctcttctgtctCGAGAACAAACAGTTACGAATAGGTTCCGCCACCGCTCCACCTCTCCCTCCAGCAGCCGCACCACCGGTCGATGACGTGGCGTCAAAGTGGTCAACGGGGGAGAATCTACTCAGCGGGCCTTCGGAGACTCTCTTCACCATCGCTGAAGACTGTACGAGCGAGTCCGATCATCACCGTACGGGTGAGATTGAACCACGTGGAAGCATCTCTACGGAGGATCATGCGAAGGATGATGAAGTGGTAGAGGAGATTGTCCTGACGGATGGAAGCGACGACGAGGTTGAATTTAGCGACTATAACCACGACGGAACGACGCCATTTTCTACTCCATGTGCTTCGCCGCCGTTCTACACGCCGTCGCCTTCTCCTATTCGTGATGATCTCTCGAAGACGCTACGTGAGGAGGGTTTGTACGGCTGA
- the LOC104711795 gene encoding E3 ubiquitin-protein ligase PUB22: protein MDQEIEIPSFFLCPISLDIMKDPVIVSTGITYDRDSIEKWLFSGKKNTCPVTKQVITESDLTPNHTLRRLIQSWCTLNASYGIERIPTPKPPICKAEIEKLIKDSSSSHQNQVKCLKRLRQIVSENTTNKRCLEAAEVPEFLANIVSNSVDTYNSPSSSLSSSNLNDMCQSNMLENRFDSSRSLMDEALSLLYHLETSETALKSLLNNKKGTNLVKTLTKIMQRGIYESRAYAALLLKKILEVADPMQIILLERELFAEVLQILHDQISHKATRSAMQILVIICPWGRNRHKAVEAGVISMIIELLMDETFSSERRNLEMAMVVLDMLCQCAEGRSEFLNHGAAIALVSKKILRVSQITSERAVRVLLSVGRFCATPSLLQEMLQLGVVAKLCLVLQVSCGNKTKEKAKELLKLHARVWRESPCVPRNLYDSYPA from the coding sequence ATGGATCAAGAGATAGAGattccttccttctttctctgCCCGATATCTCTAGATATCATGAAGGATCCGGTGATAGTTTCCACCGGAATAACATACGACAGAGACAGCATCGAGAAATGGCTATTCTCTGGTAAGAAAAACACATGTCCGGTAACCAAACAAGTCATTACCGAATCCGATCTCACCCCAAACCACACTCTTCGCCGTCTGATCCAGTCTTGGTGTACGCTCAACGCATCATACGGTATCGAGAGGATCCCAACTCCAAAACCTCCGATCTGTAAAGCCGAGATCGAAAAGCTCATCAAAGATTCATCATCTTCGCATCAAAACCAAGTCAAATGCCTCAAACGACTACGTCAAATAGTATCGGAGAATACTACGAACAAGCGGTGCTTAGAAGCCGCAGAAGTTCCGGAGTTCTTGGCAAATATCGTAAGCAACTCCGTAGATACTTAcaactctccttcttcttcgctttCTTCTTCCAACCTCAACGACATGTGCCAGTCAAACATGTTGGAAAATAGATTTGATTCTTCAAGAAGCTTGATGGACGAAGCCCTAAGCTTACTCTACCACCTAGAAACGTCAGAGACAGCCCTCAAGAGTCTTTTAAACAACAAGAAAGGAACAAATCTTGTGAAAACGTTGACCAAGATTATGCAACGTGGGATATACGAGTCAAGAGCCTACGCCGCTTTGCTTCTCAAGAAGATCCTTGAAGTTGCGGATCCAATGCAGATAATATTGTTGGAGCGAGAGCTTTTTGCTGAGGTCCTTCAGATCTTGCATGACCAGATCTCTCACAAGGCCACGAGATCAGCAATGCAGATTTTGGTGATCATATGTCCATGGGGAAGGAATAGACACAAGGCCGTGGAAGCTGGAGTGATCTCAATGATAATCGAGCTTTTAATGGATGAGACTTTCTCATCTGAGAGAAGAAATTTAGAGATGGCCATGGTGGTTCTTGATATGTTATGTCAGTGTGCAGAGGGGAGATCTGAGTTCTTGAATCACGGTGCGGCTATTGCCCTTGTGTCTAAGAAGATATTGAGGGTCTCACAAATAACTAGCGAAAGGGCGGTCAGGGTTTTGCTTTCGGTTGGGAGGTTCTGTGCAACACCGTCTTTGTTGCAGGAGATGTTGCAACTTGGAGTTGTAGCTAAACTGTGTTTAGTGCTTCAAGTTAGTTGCGGTAACAAGACTAAAGAAAAGGCGAAGGAATTGCTTAAGCTTCACGCTAGGGTTTGGAGGGAATCACCTTGTGTTCCAAGAAATTTGTATGATTCGTATCCTGCTTGA
- the LOC104711794 gene encoding dof zinc finger protein DOF3.5-like yields the protein MHAYITHSPCERGRVEERDMERTEVMTSSFIWRPNANANAEITPSCPRCGSSNTKFCYYNNYSLTQPRYFCKGCRRYWTKGGSLRNVPVGGGCRKSRRPKSSSGNNTKTGLTSNSGSSGGGSSSIDLALVYANFLNPKPDESILQENCDLATVVTTDFLVDNPTGTSMDPSWSMDINDAHHHYNNQVEHIVEECGYNGLPPFPGEELLSLDTNGVWSDALLIGHNQVEVGVPSAQTVHEPVVHFADESNDSTNLLFGSWSPFDFSADG from the coding sequence atGCATGCGTATATAACACATTCTCCTTGTGAGAGAGGGAGAGTGGAAGAGAGAGATATGGAGAGAACAGAGGTCATGACGTCATCGTTCATATGGCGgccaaacgcaaacgcaaacgctgAGATAACTCCCAGTTGTCCAAGATGTGGATCATCCAACACAAAGTTCTGTTACTACAACAACTATAGCCTCACTCAGCCTCGCTACTTCTGCAAAGGGTGCCGAAGATATTGGACTAAAGGTGGCTCCCTCCGCAATGTTCCTGTAGGGGGTGGATGTCGCAAATCCCGCCGCCCCAAATCCTCCTCTGGTAACAACACTAAAACCGGCCTAACCTCTAACTCTGGCAGCTCAGGTGGTGGTTCATCAAGCATCGATCTTGCTCTTGTTTACGCCAATTTCTTGAATCCAAAACCTGACGAATCTATACTACAAGAAAACTGCGATTTAGCCACAGTAGTCACTACGGATTTTCTTGTCGATAATCCCACCGGAACTTCGATGGACCCTTCATGGAGTATGGACATCAATGATGCTCATCATCATTATAATAATCAGGTTGAACACATTGTGGAGGAATGTGGTTATAATGGCTTGCCTCCGTTTCCTGGTGAAGAGCTTCTCTCTTTAGACACTAATGGTGTTTGGTCTGATGCTTTGTTGATTGGTCATAACCAAGTAGAGGTTGGTGTGCCTTCGGCTCAGACTGTGCATGAACCGGTGGTTCATTTCGCTGATGAATCCAATGATTCCACCAACCTATTGTTCGGAAGTTGGAGCCCTTTTGATTTCTCAGCCGATGGAtga
- the LOC104711797 gene encoding NDR1/HIN1-like protein 12: MSKDCGNHGGGKEATVRRICAAVIAFILIALITIFLVWVILRPTKPRFVLQDATVYAFNLSQPNLLTSNFQVTLASRNPNSKIGIYYDRLHVYATYRNQQITLRTAIPPTYQGHKDDDVWSPFVYGTAVPIAPYNSVALGEEQGRGFVQLLIRADGRVRWKVGTLITGKYHIHVRCPAYINLGNKAAGVLVGDNAVKYTLVTKCSVNV; encoded by the coding sequence ATGTCAAAAGATTGCGGTAACCACGGTGGTGGCAAAGAAGCAACCGTCCGACGAATCTGCGCCGCCGTAATCGCCTTCATCTTAATAGCTCTCATCACCATCTTCCTAGTTTGGGTCATACTCAGGCCAACTAAGCCAAGATTCGTACTCCAAGACGCCACCGTCTACGCCTTCAACCTCTCCCAACCAAACCTCCTCACTTCGAACTTCCAAGTCACACTCGCATCCCGTAACCCTAACTCCAAGATCGGAATCTACTACGACCGTCTCCACGTCTACGCCACGTACCGGAACCAGCAGATCACTCTACGCACGGCGATCCCTCCGACGTATCAAGGCCACAAAGATGACGACGTTTGGTCGCCTTTTGTCTACGGAACCGCCGTTCCGATCGCACCGTACAACTCCGTAGCTTTGGGAGAAGAGCAAGGCCGTGGATTCGTACAGTTGCTGATACGCGCCGACGGGCGCGTGAGGTGGAAAGTGGGGACGTTGATCACCGGAAAATATCATATACATGTTCGTTGTCCGGCTTACATCAATCTTGGAAACAAAGCTGCTGGTGTTCTTGTCGGTGATAACGCCGTTAAGTATACGTTGGTTACTAAATGCAGTGTGAACGTTTAG